A DNA window from Choristoneura fumiferana chromosome 24, NRCan_CFum_1, whole genome shotgun sequence contains the following coding sequences:
- the LOC141441583 gene encoding CCAAT/enhancer-binding protein gamma-like, with product MPPVKRAARGVSDADDEDEDYRRGRERNNEAVRRSRNKAKQRTQETFTRVSKLKAENQILEDKVRILTQELEFHKKLFMELPSNAQDPRLEGIDLEKVFEDIPDNKDEKT from the exons ATGCCTCCCGTGAAACGTGCAGCTCGGGGCGTGAGTGACGCGGATGATGAAGACGAAGATTACAGGCGGGGCAGAGAAAGGAATAATGAG GCTGTCAGAAGGAGCAGAAACAAGGCGAAGCAGCGTACACAGGAAACATTCACTCGTGTCAGCAAACTCAAAGCTGAAAACCAAATTCTAGAAGACAAAGTGAGAATCCTAACGCAAGAACTTGAATTCCACAAGAAATTGTTCATGGAATTGCCATCAAATGCACAAGATCCTAGATTGGAGGGAATAGATCTAGAGAAAGTTTTTGAAGACATACCGGACAATAAGGATGAGAAGACATAA